In Periplaneta americana isolate PAMFEO1 chromosome 4, P.americana_PAMFEO1_priV1, whole genome shotgun sequence, one DNA window encodes the following:
- the LOC138698288 gene encoding E3 ubiquitin-protein ligase Siah1-like, with amino-acid sequence MRRRVTVWGFIGQSSQESLVKTKKRTTVELRKQDLPDPSGMETVAVDLGQGLLSELECPVCMEYMLPPITFCLNGHNVCTNCKPQLTNCPTCRQPFVNIRNVALEKLARQMKYPCTYRKFGCKETFPPGLITQHQTRCRYSPQRCPLDRLRKLKCTWTGNASEVKKHLKDTHKDQCLEYNGRHSLVLSGIKASCGYFRLLFAYNEIFYRHFQIKDGVMYATLQYIGPIENASKFRYKVIFVNKKNTESIIVTHAARSISENLEDIFNSGNCLKLHYDVVNRFTNENSDLTIGMEIFKIDN; translated from the exons ATGAGGCGGCGTGTCACTGTCTGGGGCTTCATTGGTCAGTCCTCCCAGGAATCTCTCGTCAAAACTAAG AAGCGAACGACTGTGGAATTGCGGAAGCAAGACTTGCCAGATCCTTCCGGTATGGAAACCGTAGCTGTCGACCTCGGTCAAGGTCTCTTGAGCGAGCTAGAATGCCCAGTATGCATGGAATACATGCTGCCACCCATAACATTTTGTCTAAATGGTCATAATGTGTGTACCAACTGTAAACCACAATTAACCAACTGCCCAACCTGCAGACAGCCGTTCGTCAACATCAGGAACGTGGCTCTTGAGAAACTTGCCAGACAGATGAAGTATCCGTGTACGTACAGGAAATTCGGATGCAAGGAAACATTCCCTCCTGGTCTGATTACGCAGCATCAAACCAGATGTCGCTACAGTCCACAGAGATGTCCGTTGGATAGACTTCGGAAACTCAAATGCACTTGGACTGGGAATGCAAGTGAAGTGAAGAAACATCTGAAGGATACTCATAAAGATCAGTGCCTTGAATATAATGGTAGGCATTCATTAGTTCTGTCAGGTATTAAGGCGTCGTGTGGTTACTTCAGGTTGTTATTCGCGTACAACGAGATATTTTATCGTCACTTTCAAATTAAAGATGGCGTAATGTACGCCACTTTACAGTATATTGGTCCAATTGAAAATGCTTCAAAATTTCGGTACAAGGTTATTTTTGTGAACAAGAAGAATACTGAGAGCATCATTGTGACACATGCAGCCAGAAGTATCTCGGAGAATTTGGAAGACATATTCAATTCCGGGAATTGCCTCAAATTGCATTACGACGTGGTGAACAGATTTACAAATGAAAACAGTGATCTCACGATAGgaatggaaatattcaaaattgacaACTGA